In the genome of Spirochaetia bacterium, one region contains:
- a CDS encoding aminotransferase class V-fold PLP-dependent enzyme → MYSKHGIYLDNASTSYPKPASVAEAVYQFIVHAGSNPSRGCYPSALDSSELLLSARQKIASLFGSTDLKAVVFTSGVTAALNLLIKGKWKQGDHLLVTSLEHNSVMRPIVGSGIDYSCIPCDRFGNTLFDKATDLLTDQTKGMVLTQASNVFGTITDIDKAKDFCKEHHLDLVVDTAQGYPSANLTLDGISAIAFAGHKGLMGPMGTGGIVSSEAFLSQLEPLLCGGTGSASDLLTMPGFLPDRLEAGTMNLPGIAGLLAAIEEQDKIVNGVHQKDLWKQQTKKVTGRLLEGLLHINKVRLYGKQTTDGRSPAVSFTIDGQDPAQTALLLNDRKIELRVGLHCSPLAHKSMGTFPSGTIRLSPGPFTTLDEIEQALKAIGEIAQ, encoded by the coding sequence ATGTACAGTAAACACGGTATTTATCTTGACAATGCAAGCACCTCTTATCCGAAGCCTGCCTCAGTTGCAGAGGCAGTCTACCAGTTCATCGTGCATGCAGGGAGCAACCCCTCAAGAGGATGTTATCCCAGTGCCCTTGATTCATCAGAACTGCTACTTTCTGCCCGACAAAAAATTGCCTCATTATTCGGCAGTACGGACTTGAAGGCCGTTGTTTTTACCAGTGGTGTAACAGCTGCACTGAATCTGTTGATCAAAGGAAAATGGAAACAGGGTGACCATCTGCTGGTCACAAGCCTTGAACACAACAGCGTCATGCGGCCGATCGTCGGTTCAGGAATAGATTATTCCTGTATTCCCTGTGACAGATTCGGCAATACACTCTTCGACAAAGCAACCGACTTGTTGACTGACCAGACAAAAGGCATGGTACTCACACAGGCATCGAATGTCTTCGGAACTATCACGGACATCGACAAGGCAAAGGATTTCTGCAAAGAACATCATCTTGACCTCGTTGTAGACACGGCCCAAGGCTATCCGTCAGCAAACCTGACACTTGACGGTATCAGCGCCATAGCTTTTGCAGGTCACAAAGGCCTCATGGGACCAATGGGAACCGGAGGTATCGTATCAAGTGAAGCGTTCCTTTCCCAGCTTGAACCATTGCTTTGCGGAGGTACAGGGAGTGCCAGCGACCTGCTTACCATGCCAGGATTTCTGCCGGACCGACTCGAAGCAGGAACCATGAACCTTCCCGGTATCGCAGGACTCCTTGCTGCCATAGAAGAACAGGACAAGATCGTCAACGGTGTCCACCAGAAAGACCTGTGGAAACAACAGACAAAAAAAGTTACAGGAAGGCTGTTGGAAGGTCTGCTACACATAAACAAGGTAAGACTTTATGGAAAACAGACTACCGACGGACGAAGTCCTGCAGTTTCCTTTACCATAGATGGACAGGATCCTGCTCAGACAGCATTATTGCTCAACGACAGGAAAATCGAACTACGGGTCGGTCTGCATTGTTCACCTTTGGCACATAAATCAATGGGTACATTCCCTTCAGGCACAATCAGACTCAGCCCGGGACCTTTTACGACTCTTGACGAAATCGAACAGGCTCTGAAAGCCATCGGAGAAATTGCACAGTGA
- a CDS encoding YedE-related selenium metabolism membrane protein, translating into MDKERRWLGYTGLAIGLAALILVANGNPKNMGFCIACFIRDITGSLGLHQAAKLQYARPEIFGLILGSFLLSSFRREWRPTGGSSMVVRFFLGFFMMAGALVFLGCPLRMVLRLGGGDGKAIFALIGFSAGIWLGTRFLNSGFTLGRAYKQTKVEGSLFPIVSVLMLILCLFGLIGDAKAATHAPFFLSLILALVCGAFAQRTRFCMVGGIRDMILFKDSHLFTGSLVLFVTVLIGNIILGNFKFSITAVDAIWYALSMGLVGLCGALLGGCPLRQLILTGEGNTDSAITVLGMVMGAAISHNFTLASSAKGVTAGGKVEVIIGLALAVILGLVVISKQKKEALA; encoded by the coding sequence ATGGATAAAGAACGACGCTGGCTAGGCTATACAGGTCTGGCAATCGGGCTGGCTGCCTTGATACTGGTTGCCAACGGGAATCCCAAGAACATGGGGTTCTGCATAGCCTGTTTCATCAGGGACATTACAGGAAGTCTTGGACTTCATCAGGCTGCAAAGTTGCAGTATGCAAGGCCTGAAATCTTTGGTTTGATTCTTGGATCATTCTTACTTTCTTCTTTCAGAAGAGAATGGCGTCCCACCGGTGGTTCGTCAATGGTCGTCAGGTTTTTCCTTGGATTCTTTATGATGGCGGGTGCCTTGGTGTTCCTTGGCTGTCCTTTGAGAATGGTACTTCGCCTGGGCGGCGGTGACGGCAAGGCAATTTTTGCACTGATAGGTTTTTCAGCTGGCATCTGGCTTGGCACAAGGTTCCTGAACAGTGGCTTTACACTTGGCAGGGCCTATAAGCAGACCAAGGTCGAAGGATCCCTGTTCCCTATCGTAAGTGTCCTGATGCTGATCCTGTGTCTCTTCGGACTGATAGGTGATGCAAAGGCTGCAACCCATGCACCGTTCTTCCTTAGCCTTATCCTGGCTCTTGTCTGTGGTGCTTTTGCCCAGCGGACAAGATTCTGTATGGTCGGTGGTATCAGGGATATGATCCTTTTCAAGGATTCCCATCTGTTTACAGGTTCCCTGGTCCTTTTCGTGACTGTTCTCATCGGAAACATCATCCTTGGTAACTTCAAGTTCTCCATTACTGCAGTTGATGCCATCTGGTATGCACTGTCGATGGGACTTGTCGGCCTGTGTGGTGCCCTTCTTGGTGGTTGCCCGTTACGTCAGCTGATTCTGACCGGCGAGGGCAATACTGACAGTGCGATTACTGTCTTGGGCATGGTAATGGGCGCTGCTATCAGCCATAACTTTACTTTGGCAAGCAGTGCAAAAGGTGTAACGGCCGGAGGAAAGGTTGAAGTAATCATCGGATTGGCCTTGGCTGTTATCCTGGGCCTTGTCGTGATAAGCAAGCAGAAGAAGGAGGCTTTGGCATAA
- a CDS encoding sulfurtransferase TusA family protein — protein MNVVDARGLSCPVPVVMTKKALKDKPAELKVLVDNRAAFENVTRFAKAMKYDVVQKEEGDDLVLELRKL, from the coding sequence ATGAACGTAGTAGATGCAAGAGGACTGAGCTGTCCTGTACCGGTAGTAATGACAAAGAAAGCTCTCAAGGATAAGCCCGCTGAATTGAAGGTCTTGGTTGACAATAGGGCTGCTTTTGAGAATGTGACTCGCTTTGCAAAGGCAATGAAGTATGATGTAGTCCAGAAGGAGGAGGGTGACGACCTTGTCCTTGAGCTGAGGAAGCTGTAA
- a CDS encoding DUF3343 domain-containing protein translates to MDYLLTFHTQLDAVIARNKVRKEGKGDCRLQPVPRVLSSSCGTCATVKDGDLSFLKKLEHAELYRIENGQYIREDEQ, encoded by the coding sequence ATGGATTACCTGCTGACATTCCATACGCAATTGGATGCAGTAATTGCACGGAATAAAGTCAGAAAAGAAGGGAAGGGGGATTGCAGGCTTCAGCCTGTGCCCCGGGTCCTTTCTTCTTCGTGTGGTACGTGTGCCACGGTAAAGGATGGGGATCTCTCATTTCTGAAGAAGCTCGAACATGCAGAGCTTTACAGGATTGAAAATGGACAATATATAAGGGAGGATGAACAGTGA
- the selD gene encoding selenide, water dikinase SelD, which translates to MVKTSGCAAKLAPAILDSVLSSLPKMSCDKLVEGFGGNEDALVYDLGEGNALVETVDFFPPMVDDPRTFGRIAAANAISDVYAMGCTPALALNILCIPSCLDSSVMREILLGGQEKVAEAGAVVAGGHTISDPTPKYGVCVSGFGRIASIWRNQGAMIGDVLVLTKKIGTGIIMTASKGEMVEQDSFDAAVSSMQMLNRKASESARDLAVHAATDVTGFSLLGHSLEMAGKGDVTLRIEGNKVPLMPHVLELANFGLLPEGMYNNRDFVLGKVDFNGISQQMQDVLLDPQTSGGLLFSMPVGDAEKLRDRLDGNAWIIGEVLPRGDKLLVVV; encoded by the coding sequence ATGGTGAAGACAAGCGGGTGTGCGGCAAAACTTGCACCGGCTATACTTGATTCGGTACTTTCTTCTCTTCCCAAGATGAGCTGTGATAAGCTGGTTGAGGGGTTCGGCGGTAACGAAGATGCCCTTGTCTATGACCTTGGTGAGGGTAATGCATTGGTTGAGACTGTGGATTTCTTTCCTCCTATGGTGGATGATCCCAGGACGTTCGGCAGAATTGCTGCGGCCAATGCCATTTCCGATGTCTATGCCATGGGTTGTACACCGGCTTTGGCACTCAATATTCTCTGTATTCCTTCCTGCCTTGATTCATCCGTGATGAGGGAGATTCTTCTTGGTGGACAAGAAAAAGTCGCCGAGGCTGGTGCAGTAGTGGCCGGTGGCCATACGATCAGCGATCCGACACCGAAGTATGGAGTGTGTGTAAGTGGTTTTGGTAGGATAGCATCAATCTGGAGAAACCAAGGGGCCATGATAGGGGATGTGCTTGTACTGACTAAAAAGATAGGTACAGGCATAATCATGACTGCCAGCAAGGGAGAAATGGTAGAACAAGATAGCTTTGATGCTGCGGTTTCTTCTATGCAGATGCTTAATCGTAAGGCAAGTGAATCCGCAAGGGATCTTGCTGTCCATGCTGCAACTGATGTTACTGGTTTTTCTCTTTTGGGCCATAGTCTTGAAATGGCTGGCAAAGGTGATGTAACTCTTAGGATTGAGGGCAACAAAGTGCCTCTCATGCCTCATGTACTTGAGCTTGCAAACTTCGGTTTGTTGCCAGAAGGAATGTATAACAACCGTGACTTTGTGCTTGGAAAAGTAGATTTCAATGGTATCTCTCAGCAGATGCAGGATGTATTGCTGGATCCACAGACAAGCGGGGGCTTACTTTTTTCCATGCCTGTTGGTGATGCGGAAAAACTACGTGACAGATTGGACGGCAATGCCTGGATCATAGGTGAGGTACTTCCTAGGGGTGACAAGCTATTGGTAGTTGTATAG
- the cas6 gene encoding CRISPR system precrRNA processing endoribonuclease RAMP protein Cas6, with the protein MDIFLSDDNKAVIALTVIGQARNYIPYLTIALQRAGEQGIGRKRTPFAMEKITHEGKTFDYSIENVEKKSLFWPDAIGMQNLGTIILDSPCRIKKAAHYLQTIYVDDLLLAAQRHMYILDRLYGDGRFSIQELPNHSSIPVDQHWIDQNYYSSRQHTHMKIGGVVGKIELKNSLDQYSYELLEACRLFHVGKNISMGLGRILLMRR; encoded by the coding sequence ATGGATATTTTTCTTTCTGATGATAACAAAGCCGTGATTGCATTGACGGTGATTGGTCAGGCAAGGAATTATATTCCTTACCTGACCATAGCTTTGCAAAGGGCTGGGGAACAGGGAATTGGTAGAAAAAGGACTCCTTTTGCTATGGAAAAAATTACACACGAAGGAAAAACATTCGACTATAGCATAGAAAATGTAGAGAAAAAAAGTCTTTTTTGGCCAGATGCCATAGGCATGCAAAATCTAGGAACGATTATATTGGATTCTCCGTGTCGGATAAAAAAAGCAGCTCACTATCTGCAGACTATCTATGTTGACGATTTGTTGCTTGCAGCACAGCGGCACATGTACATACTTGACAGATTGTACGGAGATGGAAGGTTTTCGATTCAAGAATTACCAAATCATTCAAGTATTCCTGTAGATCAACATTGGATAGATCAGAATTATTATTCAAGCAGACAACATACGCATATGAAAATCGGTGGTGTAGTTGGCAAAATTGAACTGAAAAACTCACTGGACCAATATAGCTATGAATTGTTGGAAGCCTGTCGGTTGTTCCATGTAGGAAAAAATATCAGCATGGGGTTGGGAAGAATATTGTTAATGAGAAGGTGA
- the cas10 gene encoding type III-A CRISPR-associated protein Cas10/Csm1 → MQNQKTQYEIAIAALLHDIGKFKQRAYKGVEKGNVSSNAVSMEGQILPPARNEYGYAYRHALWTYDFFQADLLPIVRKIQFDMKLDWEKIARESASHHNPSTSSYAAYIAEADRVSAANDRVGKEEEYRKGSYYKKPLRSLFPDIHLDGEHQAEKSLYYYALAPICKTPYPSYPFSEGTELDYKRLWDEFLYALHNLPESMTILQLLAKLKDLLLEYTWCIPSATNDNFNDVSLYDHSVTTMAFALALSNGVSDTGKVRVFAADVSGIQQFIFQSKYSSFKYAAKIFRGRSFIVSAFSKAFKLALANELGLIPFTDIIDAGGKFTILLPNDDTLVVKLDDFMKKQEDFFLKKYMGSLAVLADYSKVIALDEFGKDRFRDTQKELARLLNAQKGRKYSAILADIDPVLRSEPIDGNRCQICGKHTVHAVGNEVICSDCKELIRLGGHLLKFPYIALSEANEDSHGYEIVSGLCIDVCEHLATDDMSVFSLQGNDASYPIWRLNTYSPDTTFEEIGKSNVDENGIGKHFLAYVKIDVDNLGEIFIHGFPSDTYSISRYVTLSRLLNTFFNVHVYYLLEENYPMAYTVLSGGDDVFIILPWKQAASFVLELRKRFADFCCQNEALHFSAGIVVGGSSEPFSLLDKRANEALDGKAKEFEEPEAISGSVPVKMNKTLDGKAKKSIKKNCVCYFNVCFTYPLLEQLLVDSDTLQKFIRDEAYGLSSGFVYRMYRYVNDSLSKDLRKEYSVFSKIRYDLVRNVAAKDELKRDEVFSFFLTKFDNFKDRKEKERFKVMLMHTMYMLRKDTGKENE, encoded by the coding sequence ATGCAAAATCAAAAGACTCAATATGAAATAGCTATAGCAGCATTATTACATGATATAGGTAAGTTCAAGCAACGGGCTTACAAAGGAGTAGAAAAAGGGAATGTTTCTTCAAATGCGGTAAGCATGGAAGGACAGATTCTGCCACCTGCGAGGAATGAATATGGATATGCTTATCGGCATGCTCTCTGGACATATGATTTTTTCCAAGCAGATTTGCTGCCTATTGTCAGGAAGATTCAATTTGACATGAAACTTGATTGGGAAAAGATTGCCCGTGAAAGTGCAAGCCATCATAATCCTAGCACATCATCCTATGCTGCCTACATTGCCGAAGCAGACAGAGTATCTGCAGCGAATGATCGTGTTGGAAAGGAAGAGGAATACCGCAAGGGATCTTATTATAAAAAACCGTTACGTTCTTTGTTCCCTGATATACATCTGGATGGTGAGCATCAGGCAGAAAAGAGCTTATACTACTATGCTCTTGCTCCTATTTGTAAAACGCCTTATCCTTCCTACCCTTTTTCTGAAGGGACTGAATTGGACTATAAAAGACTGTGGGATGAGTTCCTGTATGCGTTGCATAACTTGCCGGAAAGTATGACCATACTGCAGCTGTTGGCAAAGTTGAAGGACTTGCTTCTTGAATATACGTGGTGTATACCTTCTGCAACCAATGACAATTTCAATGATGTTTCATTATATGATCATTCTGTGACGACAATGGCTTTTGCCTTGGCACTTTCTAACGGAGTGTCTGATACTGGAAAGGTGCGGGTATTTGCTGCTGATGTCTCAGGTATCCAGCAGTTCATTTTTCAGAGCAAGTACAGTTCATTCAAGTACGCTGCAAAGATTTTCAGAGGACGTTCGTTTATCGTCAGTGCTTTTAGCAAAGCCTTCAAATTAGCTCTGGCAAATGAGCTTGGGCTTATCCCTTTTACCGATATCATAGATGCTGGTGGTAAGTTTACCATTTTGTTGCCGAATGATGACACATTGGTGGTAAAGCTTGATGATTTCATGAAAAAGCAAGAGGACTTCTTCCTGAAAAAATATATGGGGTCTTTGGCTGTCTTGGCTGACTATTCAAAAGTCATTGCTCTTGATGAATTTGGCAAAGACAGATTTAGGGATACCCAGAAGGAACTTGCTCGTTTGCTCAATGCACAGAAAGGAAGGAAATATTCGGCTATACTTGCTGACATTGATCCTGTGCTGAGAAGTGAACCTATTGATGGAAACCGATGCCAGATTTGTGGAAAACATACAGTACATGCTGTAGGAAATGAGGTGATTTGTAGTGATTGCAAAGAGTTGATTAGACTCGGAGGGCACTTGCTGAAATTTCCATATATTGCATTGTCTGAGGCCAATGAAGATTCCCATGGTTATGAAATTGTATCAGGGCTATGCATAGATGTATGTGAACATCTTGCTACTGATGATATGTCTGTTTTTTCACTTCAAGGCAATGATGCTTCTTATCCGATTTGGCGACTGAATACCTATAGTCCTGACACCACGTTTGAAGAAATTGGCAAGAGCAATGTCGATGAAAATGGTATAGGTAAACATTTTCTGGCATATGTGAAGATTGATGTTGATAACTTGGGTGAAATCTTCATACACGGTTTCCCCAGTGATACCTATTCCATTTCTCGGTATGTAACATTGTCCAGATTGCTGAATACGTTCTTCAATGTACATGTATATTACTTATTGGAGGAAAATTATCCGATGGCTTATACCGTCCTTTCGGGCGGAGATGATGTCTTCATCATCTTGCCATGGAAACAAGCCGCTTCCTTTGTGCTTGAATTGAGGAAAAGATTTGCTGATTTCTGTTGCCAGAATGAAGCTTTGCATTTCTCTGCCGGCATCGTTGTCGGAGGAAGTTCAGAACCTTTTTCCTTGCTTGACAAGCGGGCTAACGAAGCGTTGGATGGAAAGGCAAAGGAATTTGAAGAACCTGAAGCTATCTCTGGAAGTGTTCCAGTCAAGATGAACAAAACATTGGATGGAAAGGCTAAGAAATCTATAAAGAAAAACTGTGTCTGCTATTTCAATGTGTGTTTTACATATCCTTTGCTGGAACAGTTGTTGGTGGATTCCGATACATTACAGAAATTCATACGCGATGAAGCATATGGTTTATCATCAGGTTTTGTATACCGGATGTATCGCTATGTCAATGACAGCTTAAGCAAGGATTTACGAAAAGAATATTCGGTTTTTTCAAAGATACGGTATGATTTGGTACGAAATGTAGCTGCAAAGGATGAACTGAAACGTGATGAAGTTTTCTCTTTTTTCCTAACAAAATTTGACAATTTTAAAGACAGAAAGGAAAAGGAACGATTTAAAGTAATGCTGATGCATACGATGTATATGTTGCGGAAAGATACTGGTAAGGAGAATGAGTGA
- the csm2 gene encoding type III-A CRISPR-associated protein Csm2, with protein sequence MLKLTKELLTSIPEGIARDVMEHPKNKKASSTQIRKYYDDLLLLHSKAHVEGCTKENFHDSILPLVAFSKAKLAYGVGRKVVTDEFRDKLVSYIDQIESRDDFDHFILFYQALIGYTKYYENMANGNRNGRR encoded by the coding sequence ATGTTGAAATTGACCAAAGAACTATTGACAAGTATACCCGAAGGAATTGCAAGAGATGTAATGGAACATCCTAAAAACAAGAAAGCGTCATCGACACAAATCAGAAAGTACTATGATGATTTATTGCTGTTGCATTCCAAGGCGCATGTAGAAGGTTGTACGAAAGAGAATTTCCATGATTCGATTTTGCCTCTTGTTGCTTTTTCCAAGGCAAAGCTTGCTTATGGAGTGGGAAGAAAAGTTGTTACCGATGAGTTCAGGGATAAGTTGGTATCCTATATTGATCAGATTGAAAGCCGGGATGATTTTGACCATTTCATTTTGTTTTACCAAGCTTTGATAGGTTATACAAAATACTACGAAAATATGGCAAATGGTAATAGGAATGGGAGGCGCTGA
- the csm3 gene encoding type III-A CRISPR-associated RAMP protein Csm3, with translation MKMSMEIVSITGKLEIVTGLHIGAGNAEIHIGGIDSAVIKNPLDGYPYIPGSSLKGKIRSLLELTEGIVTDGNISNRKNTESLIPVVFGDTSQQGMSQVIFRDCFLSKESKQKLQERNILATEEKSENHIDRITGVASDPRNIERVIPGMIFDFEMNLRITDSAKREKILQLIKNGLYLLEHDALGGSGSRGYGKVKFSGLKCDGTDFPVEYDAHEVL, from the coding sequence CTGAAAATGAGCATGGAAATAGTTTCAATTACAGGAAAACTTGAGATTGTAACAGGACTGCATATCGGAGCAGGGAACGCTGAAATACATATCGGTGGTATTGATTCTGCCGTCATAAAGAATCCATTGGATGGTTATCCGTACATTCCTGGTTCTTCACTTAAGGGAAAAATCAGGTCATTGCTTGAACTGACTGAGGGAATCGTCACTGATGGGAACATTTCCAATCGAAAAAATACAGAAAGCCTTATTCCTGTCGTATTCGGAGATACTAGCCAGCAGGGAATGTCCCAAGTAATTTTCCGTGATTGTTTCCTTTCTAAGGAATCAAAACAGAAGTTACAGGAACGGAATATACTGGCAACTGAGGAAAAAAGCGAGAATCATATTGATAGAATTACTGGTGTTGCTTCTGATCCCCGCAATATTGAAAGAGTTATTCCTGGTATGATATTTGATTTTGAGATGAACCTTAGGATTACTGACAGTGCGAAGAGAGAAAAGATTCTGCAACTGATTAAAAACGGACTATACCTGCTTGAACATGATGCCTTGGGCGGATCAGGTAGCCGAGGTTATGGCAAGGTAAAGTTTTCTGGGCTGAAGTGTGATGGTACGGATTTTCCTGTGGAGTATGATGCACATGAAGTACTGTAA
- a CDS encoding RAMP superfamily CRISPR-associated protein, producing the protein MKYCKLRFCAKSAFSNLFTADQVWGQMVWAISALEGEAAATKFVEDFDEVPPFVLSAMMPEGFLPRVVLPPMQSKEKMNAVEERKARERVKSNKKRKWIPINTLLEVQDNIALLSQKEIPGKKDQEVIQPVNEVHVSLDRTTNTPFEDGGLYNQQYYISTKPLIVYVRLDRDETEWSAWLKKICKYLEAVGIGGDRTVGKGSFSISVEELDESEQKLFDYKGGNAWISLSRCAGRNLKPLYYTISLYAGITGGSLTEAKTYNKYPVLYYEPGSLFDAGGGTGSLLHHVQEDPRICSYGYLFPLPVRSIGE; encoded by the coding sequence ATGAAGTACTGTAAACTTCGTTTTTGTGCAAAAAGTGCCTTCTCAAATCTCTTTACTGCCGATCAGGTTTGGGGGCAGATGGTATGGGCAATTTCTGCCTTGGAAGGAGAAGCTGCTGCGACGAAGTTTGTCGAGGACTTTGATGAAGTACCACCTTTTGTGCTTTCTGCCATGATGCCGGAAGGTTTTTTGCCGAGGGTTGTGCTTCCTCCGATGCAATCGAAAGAAAAAATGAATGCTGTAGAGGAAAGAAAGGCTCGGGAAAGAGTAAAATCAAACAAGAAAAGGAAGTGGATTCCAATCAATACCTTGCTTGAAGTGCAGGATAATATTGCTTTGTTATCACAAAAAGAGATTCCTGGGAAGAAAGATCAAGAGGTGATACAACCTGTCAATGAAGTACATGTTTCACTGGACCGTACTACCAATACGCCTTTTGAGGATGGGGGTTTGTATAACCAGCAATACTACATTTCAACAAAGCCATTGATTGTCTACGTTCGCCTTGATAGAGATGAAACGGAGTGGTCTGCATGGCTCAAGAAAATCTGTAAGTATCTTGAAGCCGTTGGCATCGGCGGAGACCGTACTGTTGGTAAAGGAAGTTTTAGCATCAGCGTGGAAGAGCTTGATGAGAGTGAGCAGAAATTGTTTGACTACAAAGGTGGAAATGCATGGATATCGTTGAGCAGATGTGCGGGTAGGAATCTAAAGCCACTGTACTATACAATAAGTCTTTATGCTGGTATAACCGGTGGTTCTCTTACTGAGGCAAAGACCTATAACAAGTATCCTGTACTCTACTATGAACCAGGTTCTTTGTTTGATGCCGGAGGAGGGACGGGAAGTCTGCTGCATCATGTTCAGGAAGACCCTAGAATCTGTTCATATGGTTATCTGTTTCCGCTTCCAGTGAGAAGCATTGGAGAGTGA
- the csm5 gene encoding type III-A CRISPR-associated RAMP protein Csm5, protein MEEKWTTYPVVVEIITPVIINTGEVYECGELFYDENVKRLYQLRVDNLLAAMNKEEADRFVRIVSTGVTQRNPIQFHEQMKLVSTVIGKHPDQLRNIIARPMGFTENGQRMFSKKPWSEVSKIMTRKFNEKPYLPGSSIKGALRTAILEQMRGVQDSDGSKYTVVHSQGMYTKYIKSQELDAKILSDNNWARFDIKSDPFKFIRVSDFDFSSPQAKVILGQVSITTHAEPIEYYTGMSEATCLGEECMYAEGSISISSRIKETALKSFFSVDAIFHAVDEFYFAAYNNHREKLPISVATTMDKLLQPYVDNRKPLLRLGKYNGIENKTYNIDRDSDIRPKMPQDANKTGTSSCATVNGRYLPGYCVIYKKK, encoded by the coding sequence ATGGAAGAAAAATGGACAACGTATCCGGTTGTAGTAGAAATTATAACACCGGTAATTATCAATACCGGAGAAGTATACGAATGTGGTGAGCTGTTCTATGATGAAAATGTAAAACGCCTGTATCAACTACGTGTCGATAATTTACTAGCTGCTATGAACAAAGAAGAAGCTGACCGATTTGTTCGTATCGTATCTACCGGTGTGACACAAAGAAATCCAATCCAGTTCCATGAGCAGATGAAGCTAGTATCGACGGTCATAGGAAAACATCCTGACCAGTTGAGAAATATCATTGCAAGGCCGATGGGATTCACTGAAAATGGACAAAGGATGTTCAGTAAGAAACCTTGGTCGGAAGTTTCAAAGATTATGACACGTAAGTTTAATGAAAAACCATACTTGCCAGGTTCTTCGATCAAAGGAGCTCTTCGGACCGCAATACTTGAGCAGATGCGGGGAGTACAGGATTCTGATGGCTCGAAGTATACAGTAGTCCACAGTCAAGGTATGTACACTAAATATATCAAGAGCCAAGAACTTGATGCAAAGATTCTTTCTGATAACAATTGGGCGCGTTTTGATATCAAAAGCGATCCATTCAAGTTTATTCGGGTAAGTGACTTTGATTTTTCCAGTCCACAGGCAAAAGTCATCTTGGGGCAAGTTTCTATTACGACTCATGCAGAACCGATTGAGTACTATACAGGTATGAGTGAGGCAACCTGTCTAGGGGAAGAATGCATGTATGCAGAAGGGAGTATTTCCATTTCATCTAGAATTAAGGAAACAGCTTTGAAAAGTTTTTTCTCAGTAGATGCTATCTTTCATGCAGTGGATGAATTTTACTTTGCTGCCTATAACAATCATCGGGAAAAACTTCCCATTTCCGTTGCAACGACAATGGACAAGTTGCTGCAACCTTACGTAGATAACAGAAAACCTTTGCTTCGTTTAGGAAAGTACAATGGCATTGAAAACAAAACCTACAATATCGACAGGGATTCTGATATTCGTCCTAAAATGCCACAGGATGCCAATAAGACAGGAACTTCTTCATGTGCTACGGTAAACGGACGGTACTTGCCAGGATATTGCGTCATCTACAAGAAAAAGTAG